Proteins encoded together in one Desulfuromonas acetexigens window:
- a CDS encoding beta-ketoacyl synthase N-terminal-like domain-containing protein: MKHGKSVAIVGLGGIFPDAPTLEAFWNNIVNGVNSSRRPPKGRWLLEPEEVYDQRIGAPDKVCSAKGCYIEGDLGPLPEDLAIDPDFAAGLDPLFHLLLRAGHRAFAGGKTDTLDRGRVGVIIGHLALPSESASALARDWLGRTFEERLLGESRVGPPVVAAVNHRVAGLPAGLLARALGLGGPSYTLDAACASSLYAIHLAVEELLSGRADAMLSGGLSRPDPLYTQMGFSQLHAVSPTGTCSPFDQQGDGLVVGEGCGIFLLKRTEDALRDGDRILGVIRGIGLSNDLGGSLLAPASEGQLRAMRAAYQQAGWNPSDVDLIECHATGTPVGDAVEFASLKSLWGDGAQRREPCIIGSVKSNIGHLLTAAGAAALTKVLLALQAETLPPTANFRAPAKGIDLDQSPFAILAEARPWTSRKAGRPRRAAVSAFGFGGINAHLLIEEWLPPQPSKSRVAFPPSFQRTPQPIAIVGMGAHFGPWEDLATFQRQVFGAGEGPAAASPTRWWGAEESRWLRDSGINAAALRGHFVPTVAAAPGEFRIPPKELEEMLPRQLLMLQVADEALRDAQLKGEDLLHAGVFIGTGLDLNATGFSFRWEIPRLARRWAEELGRKLDEKSMAEWIAELREAAGPPLTANRVMGGLGSIVASRIAKEFRVGGPSFTLSSEENSGLRALEVAVHALREGAVNRAVVGAVDLHGDLRAVLGRQDKQPYSPSGSCRPFQPDADGSLIGEGAAALVLKRLEDAQRDGDRIYAVIQGIGSATGGAAESSRPDRAALDLSLHRAFQEARLKPAAVDYLETHGSGDLEEDALEGAALAEFLDAGGDDRPCWIGAVKAEIGHAGHAAGLASLVRAALALHHQILPPLCPSQIDGTPWAKRKRPYRLACAPQYWLRDRAEGPRHALVSALGGDGSCSTALLEGFDGKGKTRTPSLPSPLGPLREGLFALTGDSAETLLGKLKALRELAATQAEGSLDDLARAWLRRYPVERSRGRCLTLVAGDRQELTALFDQARDWLTEFPEERLDGNDRTPRGLRDRIFYNPAPLAAEGKVAFIFPGSGNHFAGMGRDLSARWPEIHRRQDASSHYLRRQYLPQHFWGESLNEAIHEHHNALVIAQVALGTAVSDLVRGFAIEPQLVSGYSLGESAGFFSFGVWKDRDGMARRLRESTLFTEDLAGPCQAARRTWKLPPEDAVDWTLGLVAAPAEEVRQALAGEERVYLLIVNTYEECVIGGRRADLERVVKRLGATFIPLRGVTTVHCPVADQVAHRYRELHRFPTTPPEGLRFYSCALGRSYPLDENSVADAILGQALDTVDYPRVVEQLYADGARIFLEMGPGNSCTRMIGRILKDRPHFARAACYPGVDAVSLILRLLAQCLAEGLPVDVAALYPEVPGTKAVKAKTSLIATEIGGAPFAPPRPAKEESRTPAASPASAPVAVVKPPPATPPTPIPPLMPVAPPTMQAPLKAAPSATAAVLAENPLLAPLERLTAAGAEGHAAYLSFANGLRQALTENLNWHMELLSQSVQGGELPPVAPAAGLFAAIPAPSAPPAAPARPARFSREMCMEAAIGSIAKMLGPEFAEADTFPTRVRLPDEPLMLVDRIVEVEGVPRSMSHGRVVTEHDVTADRWYLDGGRIPTCIAVEAGQADLWLSGYLGIDFITRGLAVYRLLDAVVTFHRSLPMPGEIIRYDIHIDQFFRQDQTYLFRFNFEATVGGEPFLSMKNGCAGFFTAEELEAGKGIVHTKFDLLPQPGKLPADWRELVPMAKEAYSAAQVDAIYAGDLAGAFGPRFAHLDIGRPQTLPGGRLKLVDRVIELDPTGGRYGLGQIRAEMDIRPDAWFLTCHFVDDRVMPGTLMYECCMHTLRIYLLRMGWVGAAGETWCEPMPGVASGLKCRGQVIETTKVVTYQVSIKELGYGPEPFAIVDALMFADGKAIVEIPNMSVRLAGLTREKVENLWRSNEPSVGAIHETPLPSPTPGSVAGRRPALYDYEKILAFSAGNPSEAFGEPYRIFDRERRIARLPRPPFQFLDRIVAIDGEPWKLVPGVTIEAEYDVPADAWYFAAGRQPEMPFAVLLETGLQPCGWLAAYLGSALTSDIDLRFRNLDGNAVQHRPVTPQSGTLTTKVKITRISSSGGMIIQSYDFEISDAQGPVYTGDTVFGFFSAASLAQQVGVRDARPYQPSAEEMSRGEAFPYPVDAPFPDTQLRMVDAIELFVADGGPQGLGFIRGTKRVDPGEWFFQAHFYQDPVCPGSLGLESFLQLLKVVAVRRWGGTPATRLETVAQGMRHQWNYRGQIIPENQKITIEAVVTAVDDARHLLTADGYLTVDGKVIYQMKDFSLRWS; the protein is encoded by the coding sequence ATGAAGCACGGAAAATCGGTGGCGATCGTCGGCCTCGGCGGGATCTTTCCCGACGCGCCGACCCTCGAAGCCTTCTGGAACAATATCGTCAACGGCGTCAACAGCTCCCGTCGCCCCCCCAAGGGGCGCTGGCTGCTGGAACCGGAGGAGGTCTACGATCAGCGGATTGGCGCCCCGGATAAGGTCTGTTCCGCCAAGGGTTGCTATATCGAGGGGGATCTCGGCCCCTTGCCCGAAGATCTCGCCATCGACCCCGATTTCGCCGCCGGACTCGATCCTCTCTTTCACCTGCTGCTGCGCGCTGGACACCGCGCCTTCGCCGGAGGAAAAACGGACACCCTCGACCGCGGCCGCGTCGGGGTCATCATCGGCCATCTCGCCCTGCCCAGCGAATCGGCCTCGGCCCTGGCCCGGGACTGGCTCGGCCGCACTTTCGAGGAACGGCTGCTGGGGGAGAGCCGCGTCGGTCCCCCCGTCGTCGCCGCCGTCAATCACCGGGTCGCCGGGCTTCCGGCCGGGCTGCTGGCCCGCGCCCTCGGTCTCGGCGGACCCAGCTACACCCTCGACGCCGCCTGCGCCTCGTCCCTCTACGCCATACATCTGGCGGTGGAGGAACTCCTTTCCGGCCGCGCCGACGCCATGCTCAGCGGCGGGCTCTCCCGCCCCGATCCCCTCTACACCCAGATGGGCTTTTCCCAGCTTCATGCCGTCTCCCCCACCGGCACCTGTTCCCCCTTTGATCAACAGGGGGACGGTCTGGTCGTCGGCGAAGGCTGCGGTATCTTCCTGCTCAAGCGCACCGAGGACGCCCTGCGCGACGGCGACCGCATCCTCGGGGTGATCCGCGGCATCGGCCTCTCCAATGATCTCGGCGGCAGCCTCCTCGCCCCCGCTTCCGAGGGACAGTTGCGGGCGATGCGCGCCGCCTACCAGCAGGCGGGCTGGAATCCGAGCGACGTCGATCTCATCGAGTGTCACGCCACCGGCACCCCGGTGGGGGACGCGGTGGAGTTCGCCAGTCTGAAAAGTCTCTGGGGGGATGGCGCCCAACGCCGGGAGCCCTGCATCATCGGCTCGGTGAAATCGAACATCGGCCACCTGCTTACCGCCGCCGGCGCCGCCGCCCTGACCAAGGTGCTGCTCGCCCTGCAAGCGGAAACCCTGCCGCCGACCGCCAATTTCCGCGCTCCGGCCAAAGGCATCGATCTCGACCAGAGCCCCTTTGCCATCCTCGCCGAGGCCAGGCCGTGGACGTCGCGCAAAGCGGGCCGGCCGCGCCGGGCAGCGGTGAGCGCCTTCGGTTTCGGCGGCATCAACGCCCATCTGCTGATCGAAGAGTGGCTGCCCCCCCAGCCGAGCAAGAGCCGGGTGGCCTTCCCCCCTTCTTTTCAGCGCACGCCCCAGCCCATCGCCATCGTCGGAATGGGTGCCCATTTCGGTCCCTGGGAAGATCTTGCGACCTTTCAACGGCAAGTCTTTGGCGCCGGAGAAGGACCGGCGGCTGCATCGCCAACACGCTGGTGGGGGGCGGAAGAAAGCCGCTGGCTGCGCGATAGCGGCATCAACGCCGCGGCCTTGCGCGGTCACTTCGTGCCGACCGTGGCGGCGGCACCGGGAGAGTTCCGCATTCCTCCCAAAGAACTGGAAGAAATGCTGCCGCGCCAGCTGCTCATGCTACAAGTGGCCGATGAGGCCCTGCGCGACGCCCAGCTCAAAGGGGAGGATCTGCTTCACGCCGGGGTCTTCATCGGCACCGGCCTCGATCTCAACGCCACCGGTTTCAGTTTCCGCTGGGAGATCCCCCGCCTCGCCCGCCGCTGGGCGGAAGAGTTGGGGCGCAAGCTGGATGAAAAAAGCATGGCCGAGTGGATCGCCGAACTGCGCGAGGCCGCCGGACCGCCTTTGACCGCCAACCGGGTGATGGGCGGACTGGGGAGCATCGTCGCCAGCCGCATCGCCAAGGAGTTCCGTGTCGGCGGGCCGAGTTTCACCCTCTCCAGTGAAGAAAACTCGGGGCTGCGCGCCTTGGAGGTGGCGGTCCATGCCCTCCGCGAGGGCGCCGTCAACCGCGCCGTCGTCGGCGCCGTCGATCTCCACGGCGACCTGCGCGCCGTCCTCGGCCGCCAGGATAAGCAACCCTATTCCCCCTCGGGATCATGCCGCCCATTCCAGCCCGACGCCGACGGCTCCCTCATCGGTGAGGGCGCGGCAGCCCTGGTCCTCAAACGTCTGGAGGACGCCCAGCGCGACGGCGACCGCATCTACGCCGTCATCCAGGGAATCGGCAGCGCCACCGGCGGCGCCGCCGAAAGTTCCCGCCCCGATCGCGCCGCCCTCGATCTCTCCCTGCACCGGGCTTTTCAGGAGGCCCGGCTTAAGCCCGCCGCCGTCGACTATCTGGAAACCCACGGCAGCGGAGACCTCGAGGAAGATGCCCTGGAAGGCGCGGCCCTGGCCGAGTTCCTCGATGCCGGCGGCGACGACCGGCCCTGCTGGATCGGCGCGGTCAAGGCCGAGATCGGCCATGCCGGTCACGCCGCCGGGCTCGCCTCGCTGGTGCGCGCCGCTCTCGCCCTCCATCACCAGATCCTCCCGCCGCTGTGCCCGTCCCAGATCGACGGCACCCCCTGGGCGAAACGGAAACGCCCCTACCGCTTGGCCTGCGCCCCCCAATACTGGCTGCGCGACCGCGCCGAGGGGCCGCGCCACGCCTTGGTCAGCGCCCTCGGTGGCGACGGCAGCTGCTCGACAGCCCTGCTCGAAGGCTTCGACGGCAAGGGGAAAACGCGCACCCCTTCTCTTCCCAGCCCCTTGGGGCCGTTGCGCGAAGGACTCTTCGCCCTCACCGGCGACAGTGCCGAAACCCTGCTCGGCAAGCTCAAAGCCTTGCGGGAGTTGGCCGCCACCCAAGCGGAAGGATCACTGGATGACCTCGCTCGCGCCTGGCTGCGGCGCTATCCCGTGGAACGCAGCCGGGGTCGCTGTCTGACTCTGGTCGCCGGGGATCGACAGGAACTGACGGCGCTGTTCGATCAGGCCCGGGACTGGCTGACCGAGTTTCCGGAAGAACGTCTGGACGGTAACGACCGCACCCCCCGGGGGCTGCGCGACCGGATCTTCTATAACCCCGCGCCGCTCGCCGCCGAGGGCAAAGTCGCCTTCATCTTCCCCGGCTCCGGCAATCACTTCGCCGGCATGGGCCGGGACCTCTCCGCCCGCTGGCCGGAAATCCACCGCCGGCAGGACGCCTCCAGCCACTATCTGCGCCGCCAGTATCTGCCCCAGCACTTCTGGGGGGAGAGCTTGAACGAGGCAATCCACGAGCATCACAACGCCCTGGTCATCGCCCAGGTCGCTCTTGGCACGGCGGTCAGCGACCTGGTGCGAGGCTTCGCCATCGAACCGCAACTGGTGAGCGGCTACAGCCTCGGCGAATCGGCCGGATTCTTTTCCTTCGGCGTCTGGAAGGATCGCGACGGCATGGCCCGGCGCCTGCGGGAATCGACCCTCTTCACCGAAGATCTGGCCGGGCCCTGCCAGGCCGCCCGCCGGACCTGGAAGCTGCCGCCGGAGGACGCGGTCGATTGGACCCTGGGCCTGGTCGCCGCCCCGGCGGAAGAGGTACGCCAAGCCCTCGCCGGCGAAGAACGGGTCTATCTGCTGATCGTCAACACCTACGAGGAATGCGTCATCGGCGGCCGTCGCGCCGATCTCGAACGGGTGGTCAAACGCCTCGGCGCGACCTTCATCCCCCTGCGCGGGGTGACCACGGTCCATTGCCCGGTCGCCGACCAGGTCGCCCATCGCTACCGGGAGCTGCACCGCTTCCCGACCACGCCCCCCGAGGGCCTGCGTTTCTACAGCTGTGCCCTGGGGCGTTCTTATCCCCTGGATGAAAACAGCGTCGCCGACGCGATTCTCGGCCAGGCCCTCGATACCGTCGATTACCCGCGCGTGGTCGAGCAGCTCTACGCCGACGGCGCCCGCATCTTCCTGGAAATGGGCCCCGGCAACTCCTGTACGCGCATGATCGGCCGCATTCTCAAGGATCGTCCTCATTTCGCCCGAGCCGCCTGCTATCCCGGCGTCGACGCCGTCTCCCTGATCTTGCGCCTGCTCGCGCAGTGCCTCGCCGAAGGGCTGCCGGTCGATGTCGCCGCCCTCTATCCCGAGGTTCCCGGTACCAAGGCAGTGAAAGCAAAGACGTCGCTGATCGCCACCGAGATCGGCGGCGCGCCTTTTGCCCCGCCCCGGCCGGCGAAAGAAGAGTCCCGGACGCCGGCAGCCTCACCCGCCTCCGCCCCAGTTGCGGTCGTCAAGCCCCCCCCGGCCACACCACCGACGCCCATCCCGCCGCTGATGCCCGTCGCGCCACCGACCATGCAAGCTCCGCTGAAAGCCGCGCCGTCAGCAACGGCCGCCGTGCTTGCCGAAAATCCCCTGCTCGCCCCGCTGGAGCGGCTGACCGCCGCCGGGGCCGAAGGGCACGCCGCCTATCTCAGCTTCGCCAACGGCCTGCGTCAGGCGTTGACGGAAAATCTCAACTGGCACATGGAACTGCTGTCCCAAAGCGTTCAGGGGGGAGAGCTCCCCCCCGTCGCTCCCGCCGCCGGCCTCTTCGCCGCCATCCCGGCGCCGTCCGCGCCACCTGCGGCCCCTGCCCGCCCGGCCCGTTTCAGTCGGGAGATGTGCATGGAAGCGGCGATCGGCTCCATCGCCAAAATGCTCGGACCCGAGTTCGCCGAAGCCGATACCTTCCCGACCCGGGTGCGCCTCCCCGACGAGCCGCTGATGCTGGTCGACCGCATTGTCGAGGTCGAAGGCGTACCGCGCTCCATGAGTCACGGCCGGGTCGTCACCGAGCATGATGTGACGGCGGATCGCTGGTATCTCGACGGCGGCCGCATCCCCACCTGTATCGCCGTCGAGGCGGGACAGGCCGACCTCTGGCTTTCGGGCTATCTGGGGATCGATTTCATCACCCGGGGGCTGGCGGTCTACCGCCTGCTCGACGCCGTCGTCACCTTCCACCGCAGCCTGCCGATGCCGGGGGAGATCATCCGCTACGACATCCACATCGATCAGTTTTTCCGCCAGGACCAGACCTATCTCTTCCGCTTCAACTTCGAGGCGACAGTGGGCGGCGAACCGTTCCTCTCCATGAAAAACGGCTGCGCCGGTTTCTTCACCGCCGAGGAACTGGAAGCGGGCAAGGGGATCGTCCACACCAAGTTCGATCTGCTGCCGCAACCTGGCAAACTCCCCGCCGATTGGCGGGAACTGGTGCCGATGGCGAAAGAAGCCTACAGCGCCGCCCAGGTCGACGCCATCTACGCCGGCGATCTTGCCGGTGCCTTCGGGCCGCGCTTCGCCCATCTCGACATCGGGCGTCCCCAGACCCTCCCCGGCGGCCGGCTCAAGCTGGTCGACCGGGTCATCGAGCTCGACCCGACAGGCGGCCGTTACGGCTTGGGTCAGATCCGCGCCGAGATGGACATCCGCCCCGACGCCTGGTTTCTCACCTGCCACTTCGTCGATGACCGGGTCATGCCCGGCACCCTGATGTACGAGTGCTGCATGCACACCCTGCGCATCTACCTGCTGCGGATGGGCTGGGTCGGCGCGGCCGGGGAGACCTGGTGCGAGCCGATGCCCGGCGTCGCCAGTGGTCTCAAGTGTCGGGGTCAGGTGATCGAGACGACGAAGGTCGTCACCTACCAGGTAAGCATCAAGGAGCTCGGCTACGGCCCGGAACCTTTCGCCATCGTCGATGCCCTGATGTTCGCCGACGGCAAGGCCATCGTCGAAATCCCCAACATGTCGGTGCGCCTGGCGGGATTGACCCGGGAGAAGGTCGAAAATCTGTGGAGGTCCAATGAACCGTCCGTAGGGGCGATTCATGAAACGCCCTTGCCATCACCCACCCCCGGATCGGTCGCGGGCCGGCGTCCGGCCCTCTACGATTACGAGAAGATCCTGGCCTTTTCCGCCGGCAATCCTTCGGAGGCCTTCGGCGAGCCCTACCGGATTTTCGACCGCGAGCGCAGAATCGCCCGTCTGCCCCGTCCGCCCTTCCAGTTTCTCGACCGCATCGTCGCCATCGACGGCGAACCCTGGAAGCTGGTACCGGGCGTAACGATCGAAGCCGAGTACGACGTCCCTGCCGACGCCTGGTATTTCGCCGCCGGCCGCCAGCCGGAGATGCCCTTCGCGGTCCTGCTCGAAACCGGCCTGCAACCCTGCGGCTGGCTCGCCGCCTATCTCGGTAGCGCCCTGACCAGCGACATCGACCTGCGCTTCCGCAACCTCGACGGCAACGCCGTGCAGCACCGGCCGGTAACGCCCCAATCGGGCACCTTGACCACCAAGGTCAAGATCACTCGCATCTCCAGCAGCGGCGGCATGATCATCCAGAGCTACGATTTCGAGATCAGCGATGCCCAGGGGCCGGTCTACACCGGCGATACGGTCTTCGGCTTTTTCTCTGCCGCCTCCCTCGCCCAGCAGGTCGGGGTGCGCGACGCCCGCCCCTATCAACCGAGCGCCGAGGAGATGTCCCGAGGCGAGGCCTTCCCCTACCCGGTCGACGCCCCCTTCCCGGATACGCAACTGCGCATGGTCGATGCCATCGAGCTCTTCGTCGCCGACGGCGGTCCCCAGGGGCTCGGCTTCATCCGGGGAACGAAGCGGGTCGACCCCGGGGAGTGGTTCTTCCAGGCCCACTTCTATCAGGACCCCGTCTGCCCCGGTTCCTTGGGTCTCGAATCCTTTTTGCAGCTGCTAAAAGTGGTCGCGGTCAGACGCTGGGGCGGCACGCCCGCCACCCGCCTGGAGACCGTCGCCCAAGGGATGCGTCACCAATGGAACTACCGGGGGCAGATCATCCCCGAGAATCAAAAAATCACCATCGAAGCGGTCGTCACCGCCGTCGACGATGCCCGACACCTGCTCACCGCCGACGGCTACCTGACCGTCGACGGCAAGGTGATTTACCAGATGAAGGATTTCAGCCTGCGCTGGTCCTGA
- a CDS encoding efflux RND transporter permease subunit, protein MLITNAAIQRRGTVYVLMFIAVVVGIYSYLTLPRESNPDITIPYVLVVTNYEGVASEDVESLITLPIERKLKGLKEVEEIRSVSAEGSSMITIEFHPDVDIDDALQWVRDKVDQSKGDLPNDLEEDPSILEINLSEFPILMVAISGDVGETVLKGVSEELEERIEEIPGVLDVVLTGARERQVRVEFDPDRLAAYRLSFAEILAAIQRENVNIPGGSIDLGEGKYLLRIPGEFTDPNQIDNLVMVTRDGRPIYYKDVATVDFTFEDRLSHARLGGMESISLAVKKRTGENIIAVADQVFALLEGARDLVPEGISLEVTLNQSKDIRRMVSELENNILTGLILVVAVLFFFLGLRNSLFVAIAIPFSMLLSFIVIQALDMTLNMVVLFSLILALGMLVDNAIVIVENVYRHMQEGNGRIKAARIAASEVGWPVISSTLTTLCAFLPMIFWPGIMGEFMKFLPITLIITLSASLFVALVINPVLCAGFMRLRPKELHPQEDRTLIVRLYRKTLEIALDHSLLVALAAFGLLIGVSALYGKFGHGLEFLPDTEPNRAFVEIKAPEGTRLDSTDALVRQVEKLALAEADIRFVTGEAGVAPSGEAGAESGGQSHMGKVSMEFVERIDRRESSDAVLERLRRALADFAGAEIKVEKEQHGPPTGPPINIEISGENIETLDALVAQARKLIAEVPGLVDLKDDFARAKPEIQILVDREKASLLNLSTSEISNMVKAAVSGSKLGNYRYGQDQYDIVVRLPEDRRQRLVDIENLLIPTPGGDPVPISTVATIRLAAGFGAIRHLDQKRVVTISANTLGRNSNEVLKEVQAHLVELKLPGGYQLAFSGEQEEQQKAIDFLGKAFLAALFLISLVLVTQFNSLSQTLIVMTSVILSLTGVLIGLLVTVTPFGVIMTGIGVISLAGVVVNNAIVLIDYINQLRAQGMPLREALIRAGTVRFRPVMLTAVTTILGLLPMAVGISFDFRSLSWEIGGESAEWWGPMAVAVIFGLTFATLLTLVVVPVLYRLMARWMEKTEVEEG, encoded by the coding sequence ATGCTCATCACCAACGCCGCCATCCAGCGCCGGGGCACCGTCTATGTGCTGATGTTCATCGCCGTCGTCGTCGGCATTTATAGCTATTTGACCCTGCCCCGGGAGTCCAACCCGGACATCACCATCCCCTATGTGCTGGTGGTGACCAATTACGAAGGGGTGGCGTCGGAAGACGTCGAATCCCTCATCACCCTCCCCATCGAGCGCAAGCTCAAGGGGCTCAAGGAGGTGGAGGAGATCCGCTCGGTGAGCGCCGAAGGCTCGTCGATGATCACCATCGAATTTCATCCCGACGTGGATATCGACGACGCCCTGCAGTGGGTGCGGGACAAGGTCGATCAATCCAAAGGGGATCTCCCCAACGATCTGGAGGAAGACCCGTCAATCCTCGAAATCAACCTCTCCGAGTTTCCCATCCTCATGGTCGCGATCTCCGGGGATGTAGGGGAGACCGTCCTCAAGGGGGTTTCCGAGGAGTTGGAGGAACGCATCGAGGAGATTCCCGGGGTGCTCGACGTGGTTCTGACCGGCGCCCGGGAACGGCAGGTGCGGGTCGAGTTCGACCCCGACCGCCTCGCCGCCTACCGCCTCTCTTTCGCCGAGATTCTCGCCGCCATCCAGCGGGAAAACGTCAACATCCCCGGCGGCAGCATCGATCTCGGCGAAGGCAAGTACCTGCTGCGCATCCCCGGCGAGTTCACCGATCCTAACCAGATCGACAACCTGGTCATGGTCACCCGCGACGGCCGCCCCATCTACTACAAGGATGTGGCGACGGTCGACTTCACCTTCGAGGACCGTCTCAGCCATGCCCGCTTGGGGGGCATGGAGAGCATCAGCTTGGCGGTGAAGAAGCGTACCGGCGAAAATATCATCGCCGTCGCCGACCAGGTCTTCGCCCTGCTGGAAGGGGCTCGCGATCTGGTCCCCGAGGGGATCTCCCTGGAGGTGACGCTCAATCAGTCCAAGGATATCCGACGCATGGTCAGTGAGCTGGAAAACAACATCCTCACCGGCCTGATTTTGGTCGTCGCCGTGCTCTTTTTCTTTCTTGGTCTGCGCAACTCCCTCTTCGTCGCCATCGCCATCCCCTTTTCCATGCTCCTCTCTTTTATCGTCATCCAGGCGTTGGACATGACCCTCAACATGGTCGTCCTCTTCAGCCTGATCCTCGCTTTGGGGATGCTGGTCGATAACGCCATCGTCATTGTCGAGAACGTCTATCGCCACATGCAGGAAGGGAACGGGCGCATCAAGGCGGCGCGGATCGCCGCATCCGAGGTCGGCTGGCCGGTGATCAGCTCGACCCTGACCACCCTCTGCGCTTTTTTACCCATGATCTTCTGGCCGGGGATTATGGGCGAGTTCATGAAGTTTTTGCCCATTACCCTGATCATCACCTTGAGCGCCTCGCTCTTCGTCGCCCTGGTCATCAATCCGGTGCTCTGCGCCGGTTTCATGCGCCTGCGCCCGAAGGAACTCCATCCCCAGGAAGATCGCACCCTGATCGTCCGCCTCTACCGCAAGACCCTGGAAATCGCTCTCGATCACAGCTTGCTCGTCGCCCTGGCCGCCTTCGGCCTGCTCATCGGGGTTTCCGCCCTCTACGGGAAGTTCGGGCACGGCCTGGAATTTCTGCCCGATACCGAGCCGAACCGGGCCTTTGTGGAAATCAAGGCGCCGGAAGGGACCCGCCTCGACAGTACCGATGCCCTGGTCCGTCAGGTCGAAAAGCTCGCCCTGGCGGAAGCGGATATCCGTTTCGTCACCGGCGAGGCCGGGGTGGCACCGAGCGGCGAGGCTGGCGCCGAGAGTGGGGGCCAGTCGCACATGGGCAAGGTTTCGATGGAATTTGTCGAACGCATCGATCGCCGGGAAAGTTCCGATGCGGTGCTGGAGCGCTTGCGCCGCGCCCTGGCCGATTTCGCCGGCGCCGAAATCAAGGTCGAGAAGGAACAGCACGGCCCGCCGACCGGTCCGCCCATCAATATCGAAATCAGCGGTGAGAATATCGAGACCCTGGATGCGCTGGTAGCGCAGGCCCGCAAGCTGATCGCCGAGGTGCCCGGCCTGGTCGATCTCAAGGATGACTTCGCCCGAGCCAAGCCGGAAATCCAGATTTTGGTCGATCGTGAAAAGGCCTCCCTGCTCAACCTCTCCACCTCCGAGATCTCCAACATGGTCAAGGCCGCCGTCAGCGGTAGCAAGCTTGGCAACTACCGCTACGGTCAGGACCAATACGATATCGTCGTGCGCCTGCCTGAAGATCGCCGTCAGCGGTTGGTCGATATCGAGAATCTGCTCATTCCCACCCCTGGCGGCGATCCCGTCCCGATTTCCACGGTGGCGACCATACGCCTTGCCGCCGGCTTCGGTGCCATCCGCCATCTCGATCAGAAACGGGTGGTGACGATTTCCGCCAATACCCTGGGACGCAACAGCAACGAGGTGCTCAAGGAGGTGCAGGCGCATCTGGTCGAGCTGAAACTGCCCGGCGGCTACCAGTTGGCCTTCTCCGGCGAGCAGGAAGAACAGCAGAAGGCTATCGACTTTCTCGGCAAGGCCTTCCTCGCCGCGCTCTTTCTCATCTCCCTGGTGCTCGTTACCCAGTTCAACTCCCTCTCCCAGACCCTGATCGTCATGACCTCGGTCATCCTCTCCCTGACCGGGGTGCTGATCGGCCTGCTCGTCACCGTCACTCCCTTCGGCGTCATCATGACCGGCATCGGCGTCATTTCCCTGGCCGGGGTTGTGGTCAACAACGCCATCGTTCTCATCGACTACATCAACCAGCTGCGCGCCCAGGGGATGCCCTTGCGCGAGGCCCTGATCCGCGCCGGCACGGTGCGCTTCCGCCCGGTTATGCTCACCGCCGTCACCACCATCCTCGGCCTGCTCCCCATGGCCGTGGGGATCAGTTTCGATTTCCGCTCCTTAAGCTGGGAGATCGGCGGCGAGTCGGCCGAGTGGTGGGGACCGATGGCGGTGGCGGTGATCTTCGGCCTGACCTTCGCCACCTTGCTGACCCTGGTGGTGGTGCCGGTGTTGTATCGGTTGATGGCGCGGTGGATGGAAAAGACGGAAGTGGAGGAAGGGTAA
- a CDS encoding efflux RND transporter periplasmic adaptor subunit, with protein sequence MPLYLLLILLLAGCAQEGPGESAPESPATVEVKRTNVVVETVTTRDLRELLTLPGSLEAWEDLLLAAEIDGPVRWRGPQEGERVQVGEPLLRIDSDSRQAALDRARSEAELRTVSRDRLRRLRDEKLISPQEYDNAAAAQDAAAAELRQAQVALEKSTLYAPINGVLDKWLVDRGEYVTAGMAVAELVQVDRLKVLLEVPEKDVGFLTLGEKVSLTPAQVNQTGGEEFSGEVIHLAYKADPLTRTYTAKVEVANGGGRLRPGMIVRVSALRRELPGAIAIPLHAVVDQEGRKLVYVAEDGTARQRDVRLGSVIDGRVVVEAGLSPGEALLVKGQHLVNDGSPIVIVEP encoded by the coding sequence ATGCCCCTCTACTTATTACTGATTCTGCTCTTGGCCGGCTGCGCTCAAGAAGGCCCGGGCGAGTCCGCTCCCGAATCTCCCGCAACCGTCGAGGTCAAACGGACCAATGTCGTGGTGGAAACGGTGACGACCCGCGATCTGCGTGAACTGCTGACCCTGCCCGGTTCGTTGGAGGCCTGGGAGGATCTGCTGCTCGCCGCCGAGATCGATGGCCCAGTGCGCTGGCGCGGCCCGCAAGAGGGGGAACGGGTGCAGGTCGGCGAACCACTGCTGCGCATTGATTCCGATAGCCGTCAGGCCGCCCTCGACCGGGCGCGCTCCGAGGCGGAACTGCGTACCGTCTCCCGTGATCGTCTGCGGCGGTTGCGTGACGAAAAACTTATCAGCCCCCAGGAATACGACAATGCCGCCGCCGCCCAGGATGCCGCCGCCGCCGAGCTGCGCCAGGCGCAGGTCGCTCTGGAGAAGAGCACCCTCTATGCGCCGATCAATGGAGTGCTCGACAAGTGGTTGGTCGATCGGGGGGAATATGTCACCGCCGGCATGGCCGTGGCCGAGCTGGTTCAGGTCGACCGGCTCAAGGTGCTGCTGGAAGTGCCGGAGAAGGATGTCGGTTTTCTCACCCTGGGGGAGAAGGTCAGCCTCACCCCGGCTCAGGTCAATCAGACGGGGGGGGAGGAATTTTCCGGCGAGGTCATTCATCTCGCCTACAAGGCTGATCCCCTGACCCGCACCTACACGGCCAAGGTCGAGGTGGCCAACGGCGGGGGACGGCTGCGGCCGGGGATGATCGTGCGCGTCTCCGCCCTGCGCCGGGAGCTGCCCGGGGCGATCGCCATCCCGTTGCACGCCGTTGTCGACCAGGAAGGGCGCAAGCTGGTCTACGTCGCCGAGGACGGAACGGCCCGGCAGCGGGATGTGCGTCTCGGTTCCGTCATCGATGGCCGGGTGGTGGTCGAGGCGGGACTGAGTCCGGGCGAGGCGCTGCTGGTCAAGGGGCAGCATCTGGTCAACGACGGTTCTCCCATCGTCATCGTGGAGCCCTGA